In Fusobacterium nucleatum, the genomic stretch TAATAGTATTAATAACTTTTTCATAATTGTTCCTATATAATTTTAGAATCTTTTAATATTCTATTTAAATCTTTTTCAATATCATAGTATTTTAATTTTTCTATATTTTCTCCAAATTTTTTCTTAGCTATTATGATTATATCATAATTGTCATTTAATTTATCAATATTTAATCTGATATATTCTCTAAAAAGTCTTTTTATTCTATTTCTACAAAAAGCTTTTCCTACTTTTTTACTAGCAAC encodes the following:
- the rnpA gene encoding ribonuclease P protein component, whose amino-acid sequence is MNTLKRNGEFQNIYNLGNKYFGNYSLIFFNKNKLDYSRFGFVASKKVGKAFCRNRIKRLFREYIRLNIDKLNDNYDIIIIAKKKFGENIEKLKYYDIEKDLNRILKDSKII